From the Zonotrichia leucophrys gambelii isolate GWCS_2022_RI chromosome 10, RI_Zleu_2.0, whole genome shotgun sequence genome, one window contains:
- the C10H15orf40 gene encoding UPF0235 protein C15orf40 homolog → MPSLAGFLRVRAAPVRSGGAMPGKGKAAAKGPAEPGAAAGPVAAAGGGSVRVAVRAKPGARCSAVTDVTAEAVGVAIAAPPSEGEANAELCRYLAKVLEVKKSDVVLEKGGKSRDKVLKISVSATPDEILEKLKKEASS, encoded by the exons ATGCCGAGCCTCGCTGGGTTCCTGCGGGTGCGGGCGGCGCCGGTGCGGAGCGGCGGGGCCATGCCTGGGAAG GGAAAAGCGGCCGCCAAGGGCCCCGCGGAACCGGGCGCCGCCGCGGGAccggtggcggcggcgggcggcggctccGTGAGGGTGGCGGTGCGCGCCAAGCCCGGTGCCCGCTGCAGCGCCGTCACAG ATGTGACGGCTGAGGCAGTAGGTGTAGCTATTGCTGCACCTCCGTCGGAAGGGGAGGCAAATGCAGAGCTGTGTCGCTACCTCGCTAAGGTGCTTGAAGTGAAGAAGAGTGACGTTGTTTTAGAGAAG GGGGGTAAATCACGGGACAAAGTGCTGAAGATTTCGGTGTCAGCGACACCAGATGAGATTTtagaaaaactgaagaaagaagCTTCCAGCTGA
- the BTBD1 gene encoding BTB/POZ domain-containing protein 1 has protein sequence MAAAGGGPGAPAETPPATAAGVAAAEAGAVLQREPLYNWQATKGSLRERFAFLFSNELLSDVHFVVGKGSARGGGGGGAAPPGPGQQRIPAHRFVLAAGSAVFDAMFNGGMATTSAEIELPDVEPAAFLALLRFLYSDEVQIGPETVMTTLYTAKKYAVPALEAHCVDFLTKHLRADNAFMLLTQARLFDEPQLASLCLDTIDKSTMDAISAEGFTDIDIDTLCAVLERDTLSIRESRLFGAVVRWAEAECQRQQLPVTFGNKQKVLGRALSLIRFPLMTIEEFAAGPAQSGILSDREVVNLFLHFTVNPKPKVDYIDRPRCCLRGKECSINRFQQVESRWGYSGTSDRIRFTVNRRISIVGFGLYGSIHGPTDYQVNIQIIDYEKNQTLGQNDTGFSCDGTASTFRVMFKEPIEILPTVCYTACATLKGPDSHYGTKGLKKVIHESPTASKTCFVFYSSPGNNNGTSIEDGQIPEIIFYT, from the exons ATGGCGGCCGCGGGGGGCGGCCCGGGGGCGCCCGCGGAGACGCCACCCGCCACCGCCGCGGGTGTCGCCGCCGCCGAGGCCGGCGCGGTGTTGCAGCGGGAGCCGCTGTACAACTGGCAGGCCACCAAGGGGTCGCTGCGGGAGCGCTTCGCCTTCCTCTTCTCCAACGAGCTCCTCAGCGACGTGCACTTCGTGGTGGGCAAGGGCAGcgcccgcggcggcggcggcggtgggGCGGCGCCCCCCGGGCCCGGGCAGCAGCGCATCCCCGCCCACCGGTTCGTGCTGGCGGCCGGCAGCGCCGTGTTCGACGCGATGTTCAACGGCGGCATGGCCACCACCTCGGCCGAGATCGAGCTGCCCGACGTGGAGCCCGCCGCCTTCCTGGCGCTCCTCAG GTTTCTTTATTCAGATGAAGTTCAAATTGGTCCAGAAACAGTCATGACTACTTTATACACTGCTAAAAAGTATgcagtccctgccctggaagCACATTGTGTGGATTTCCTAACAAAGCATCTCCGAGCAGATAATGCCTTTATGCTGCTTACTCAA GCTCGTTTGTTTGATGAACCTCAGCTTGCTAGTCTTTGTCTGGACACAATAGACAAAAGCACCATGGATGCCATAAGTGCAGAAGGCTTTACAGATATCGACATAG aCACATTATGTGCAGTTCTAGAAAGGGACACGCTCAGCATTCGAGAAAGTCGGCTCTTTGGAGCTGTTGTTCGCTGGGCAGAAGCAGAATGTCAGAGACAACAACTGCCTGTGACATTCGGGAACAAACAGAAAGTCCTTGGAAGAGCTCTTTCCTTAATCCGTTTTCCACTAATGACTATTGAAGAGTTTGCAGCAG GCCCTGCTCAGTCTGGAATCCTGTCGGATCGGGAAGTAGTAAATCTCTTTCTGCACTTTACTGTCAATCCCAAGCCTAAAGTTGATTATATTGACCGACCCAGGTGTTGCCTTAGAGGAAAAGAGTGCAGCATAAACAGGTTCCAGCAGGTGGAGAGTCGCTGGGGCTACAGCGGAACCAGCGACCGCATCAG GTTCACAGTTAACAGAAGAATTTCTATAGTGGGATTTGGATTATATGGATCTATTCATGGACCCACAGACTATCAAGTTAATATACAG ATAATCGATTATGAGAAGAACCAGACGCTGGGACAGAACGACACTGGATTCAGCTGTGATGGAACAGCCAGCACCTTCAGAGTTATGTTCAAGGAGCCCATAGAGATCCTGCCCACGGTTTGCTACACTGCTTGTGCAACCTTGAAA GGTCCTGATTCCCACTATGGAACAAAAGGTTTGAAGAAAGTGATCCATGAATCTCCTACTGCTAGCAAAACATGCTTTGTCTTTTATAGTTCACCAGGTAACAACAATGGTACATCAATAGAAGATGGACAGATaccagaaataatattttatacttAG